The Halobacillus ihumii genomic sequence CGATAGGAAACTTCTATAATAATATTAGATTTGTAACCAAGTTAAAGTCACCATTTTTTCAAAAAAGGGGAATGAAACATGGGACTAGATCCACAAGTGAAAATGTTACTACAACAATTAGAAGCAAATGGAGCTCCACCGTTAGAAAGTTTGCCTCCGATATACGCTCGCCAGGCATTTGAGTCCTTAGAAGCTAATTCGGAGGAACCTCAAGAACCCGTACACATTGTTGAAGATCGTTCAATTCCAGGGCCATTTGGAGGCATCAATATAAGGGTTTACACTCCTGAAGGTACAGGGCCTCACTCTGCACTCGTTTTCTGCCATGGCGGCGGCTGGGTCATCGGCAGCCTGGATACTCATGATAATGTGTGCCGTGCACTGACAAACTTAGCCGACTGTGTGGTCATTTCAATTGATTATCGTCTTGCCCCTGAACATAAATTCCCTGCAGCGGTGGAGGATTGTTATGCAGTTGTAAAGTGGATAGCAGATCACCCTTCCATTTTTAACATTGATCCTTCTCGAATAGCTGTCGGTGGGGATAGTGCCGGGGGAAATCTTTCGGCAGTAATTTCCTACTTAGCTAAAGAACGTGGAACACCCCAGCTTGTCCATCAGCTGCTCATTTACCCTTCCACTGATTTCACGGCAGAAACAGCATCGATGAGGGAGAACGCAGAGGGATATTTTCTAACCAGAGGCAGTATGGTCTATTTCCGCGACCACTACCTCCAAACTCCCGAGGATGCTGAGAATCCGCTGGCATCGCCATTTCTCATTGAAGATTTTTCAGGACTGGCGCCTGCCACTGTAATCACGGCAGAATATGATCCTCTCCGTGATGAAGGGGAAGCTTACGGAAGACGTTTAAAGGAAGCTGGTGTACCCGTGGTTCTTACACGATATGATGGTATGATTCATGGGTTTGTAAGCATGGCAGATAAGCTTGATCAAGGAAAGCGGGCTTTAGAGCAAGCGGGGAACGAGCTGCGTACTTCCTTTGAAAAATAATAAACGCAGTCGGAAATGCTTTGTTAAATCGAATCAAATTGTCTTTGTCCCCCTTTCAAGGATGAATAGTTATGGATCAATTTTCAAAAACTATTCATATAAAAGGAAGGAGGAACACAAAGATGTCTACCCCTAAAGGACCGAAACAGCAAAAACAACCGAATTTGCCCAAAAGCCCGGACCAGCCTTATGGAGAACCATTGAGCGGATCCCATAAAGTTAAAAATGCTAATCATTCTCGCCAAAATCAAAAATCCCACCACGATATGTAGAGAACTTAAAAAAGAGAGAGGACGAATTTCCTCTCTCTTTTGGATTCGATGGATTCTATAATTAAGACGCTCACCATCGCTCTCGTCCCCGCCTAAATTTGTTCCTACATAACCAGATCCTTACGTCGGCTGACCATTAAATTTTCAATCTTTTATCTGCAGCCTCATGACAGTTAGACAGATTTTCCCACCTACAGTGAATGAAAGAATTAGACTATGTCAACAATTAATCGTATAGCCTATTGAGACTGGAGGTTAAAACATATGGGGTTAATTGAAATAGCTGCTTTAATTGTCGCAGCCATATCGATCATTCACTTATGGATAGTACGGAAATCCCACCATCATAAAGCTTTAACGATTATTGAACAAATTGAAACGGATGAAAATTTGAAGAGGACTCTGGCGATGGGGATTTACTACAGGTTTAAGAATAAGGAAACAGTCCAAACAAAGGCAGGAGAAGTAGTGGAGGAAAACTACTCCAAACTATTTATCAAGGAAGACCCAGTTACTTTCGAACGATTTGTGGCAAATATTTTTGAAAAGAAATTCAATGGCACTGCCTGGGTCACGAATCCTTCCTGGGATTTTGGCGTTGATTTTGACCTTACCGTAAAGGATAAGAAATATTTAGCACAGGTGAAATGCTATAAGGATGACATGGGATATGAACCAATTGCATTACTTCATTCAAATATAGTGAAGGAAGGCGCAGCAGGGGGCTACGTGATTACCACTGGCTCTTTTAACAAGAATGCTGTGAATTATGCTCATTCACTAAAGGACATTGAACTTATTGATGGATTGGAGCTTGTAGAGTACTGGCTGGAAGGCGTGAAAGAAGTGGATAAGGAGTTAATAGGCGAAATAGAGGAGGCCTAATGTACTTATTTTCTTCTGAAACATTGTGTAGGGTTTGAATAGTCGAAAATTTCACAATAAATGATTGACAATTAGTGCTAGGGAGTGTAAATTATAGGATAATTAAATAATATATATTTCTTATCCAGAGAGGTGGAGGGACTGGCCCTTCGAAGCCTCGGCAGCAGACTGCAATAGTACTGTGCCAATTCCAGCAAGCCGTAAAGGTTTGAAAAGATAAGAAGGGTGAAGTAACCGGATGCTTAAACCTCTTCTTATTTTGTGAGAAGAGGTTTTTTATGTGGGATTGCATGGGCACAGGGAGAAACAATAGAGGAGGGCTTGTATGGCAGACATTGATGAAAGAAAAATTAAGGATATCATCTCGAAGCTGGAAGGATTGGAGTTTGGTTCATTAGTGGTCACGGTGCACAATGGGGAAGTTACTCAAATCGATACCACTGAGAAGCAACGTTATACATCAAGCGACAATGGTTCCAAGAAAATAAATACATAGTAGGGGGTACTCCGAGATACGTGTAAAATTAGGACATAGGATGGGATATAATCCCATCCATTAATCTAATACCAACCGTCCATCTACTGGATGAGGCGCTATCTCTAAGTTAATCGTGTATTCTCCGAACCTTTTAATGTGACTCATTAAGTAAGGGCTTAGATGTCTGATGTCCTCAGTGTGTACCTCATAACCCTCCTTCGAAAGGAACGTAAAACTTTCGTAAGATCTACAACATTGTGAAAGATTAAGGCATTGGATACTAGTTCATTGTACTTCATGATCTTTTCTTGCTGTTTCGGATCGTTTGTAGCGATAATCCCTTGACCGCCGGAGGAAAGCCACTGCGAAAAGTCATGAAAAGCTTCGACTTTGTTCGTTTCGGCTGTAATTTGCTTTCTTACATCCATATCAGATATGTAGAATAATAAGAAAACTGTACGAACCACACGTCCTAGTTCACGGAAGGCTTGATACAGGCGATTTTTACGACTATAATTACTAAGCTTCCGGAGAAGAAGAGGCGACTACATTTTCCCGGATTGAATGGAAAGCACGACCCGCATCAGATCTTGCCAATGCGTTTCGATTAAGGACCAATCAATGGCATCGCTAAATAACGCATTGATATGCTGGTACACTGTATCTTTCGTAGGGCGATAAAATTTTAAAGCCTTGATATTCCGAATGCGGGGCATGAGTTTGATGCCTAATAAATAGCTGAGCGCAAATACCGGGGTGGATTGCCCCTGCGTATCAGCAAACAACGTATCCGGTTGAACATCGGACTCGTTCTTTAAAAGGCCTTCAATAATATAGACGGCCTCCCATACCCCACAAGGAATGAAGTGGCTAAATAAGGAGATATAGTTGTCCGAAATATGGTGGTAAGCAATGCCTCCGTATCCTCCATAGCGAATATGATTTTCGGCAAGCAAAATCTAATGGAAAAATCATTATTCTATCAACACATGATCCACAAATACGTGAATATGCTAATAAAAAATTATCTTTAAATCAATAATGGATACAATTACTTGTTAAGTTGGTGAATCATTTTGGAATGGAAAACTTATTTATTTAGTGAAGTTTTGAAACCTTTCTTTCTAATAGTAGGCATTATCCTAATCAGTATTTCCCCTTTATTTATGACGGTTGAGGGTTTTGTTTGGCCTGGATTCGAAACGATTGGTAGCGTCTTTGGCCAAATGATGCGTCCGGAGTCGCTAGTCTATATAAACCCAACCTCAGAGGTAGAAAGAAGTCTATTCCCCATTATATTTAAGGCCTTTGCAAGTTCCTTGAGAGTATTAGGTCTAGCGCTTATTGTTTCCTTCTTTATTGCTCTTCTTGGAACCATTATTTTATGGCGTGCTCCTAAGAGGGTTTATAAAGTTTGCTTATCATCATCTTCTTTCCTGCAAAGTATTCCAGATGTTGTTTTCGTCGTTGCCTCTCAAATGTTTCTCGTATGGTTATATTTTCAGACGGGGACGACCTTTATATTGCAGGAGCCGGCGAAGAAGAAGCTATTTTAGCACCTGCATTGGTTTTAGCTATCCTTCCAACGATGTATTTTCTCCAATCCATGTTGGAACTTGTAGAGGAGGAGAGGAGAGAGCCTTACTATGACCTTGCTACAAGCAAAGGATTAACCAAATCATTTATTTTGCTTAGACATATTTTGCGGAACATGTTCGTCCGGCTTGCCTACCAAGCGAAATTCCTAATTAGCATAATGATAAGTAATTTACTCATCGTTGAATACCTTTTTGAGAATTTTGGAATGACTTCCTTTTTGCTTACTTATTCTCAACCACCCGTATTTTTTGTGACTGCTTTATTGTTCTTCGGTCCTATCTATTTATTTTTAAAAGTGATTGAACTGTCTTTATACTTCTTCACAAGACAGGAGGTCTCTTTATGATTAAAAAATTGTGTAAGCAGCCTTTTTTCCTTTTGGGGATTGGTTTTTTATTGCTCATGTTAGCTGGAAGTTTTGTGCACGCAATATTCTTTGACTCCTATGTCCTCAAAACTCCATTTTTATATAATGATGAGAATAAGATAGTAGGGCCACCATTTGCTCCTTTTGACCACTCCATATTAGGCACAGATATGAATGGTAATCACTTGGTTTATTACATGTTACAGGGAGCAAAGTTTACAATCTTAGGAGCCTTGTCTATAGGCCTCATTAGTTTTTCTCTTGCCTTTCTAATTGGGATCCCTCTTGGATTCAGGTATAAAGGGAAGTCTAAAATTGTAGAAAATACCATTTCCGTTTTATATTTCATTCCTGCTTCCATGATTGCCTACAATTTTCTTCGACCTTTATTATGGGAACCTATGTCTGGATTTCCAACAAGCCTTGCTTTTCGACTAGGCGTAGAAGTGTTGGTTTTAAGTATTCTATTGGTGCCTCCTGCAGCTATACTCATAGCGAATGAGACGAGTGTTATCTTAAAGAGGGAATATGTCACAACAAGTAAAGTATTAGGGGCAAGACCATACCATCTATATCGTCGTCATCTTATCCCCCATATCAAAGGGAACCTCGTTACAATATTTATGAGACAGACCATCCAAGCTATCCTTGTTATGAGCCACCTAAGTGTATTTGAACTCTTTTTTGGTGGAACTAATGTAGAGTACGGAATAGGGGCTGGTCCACCAACTCCTATCACCTATGAATGGGCATCCATGGTAGGCATGTACTATGATACATTGCAAACAAATGTTCAATGGTTAGTAGGAGTGCCATTGATTTTTCTAGTGTTATTTATTATTGCCTTGATGGGTATGATTCGTGGTGTTAAGAATGTTATGAAGCTAGATGACCGAACCGTTTTCTTAAAGGAAAGAAGAAAGGTTAAAAGAACTGAAAGTGAAAGGAATTCAGCAAATTTAGGATCCACACATTTTACAATGGTTAAAGATTCATCTAGGTAAAGACCTTTTAGTTAAAGTATGAGTTTGTTTGGAATGAGCTCAATATGTAACTACGGCCATTTAACATTTATCTAAAATAGCCGACTCTTCTTAACGTCGTAGGAAGGGTGCAGTACATAAGCTCACACGCGACAAGCGAAACTATGAAGTGCTATACATACGGATTACCAAACGGACACCAAAACTCGGTATACCGAGGATATTTGCTAAGCAGTTTTCTCTCGATCAAACAAGGGGGAAAACTGCTGCCAGCTGTTTCCAATCCTGGTATCCGAGTTTGCCAGACCGTTAGGTCAAAAGCAAGTAAAAAGAGAGAAAAAGAAATAAGGGTTACCATTAAGGCAACCCTTGAGGCTATAACTATTCTAGCTTGTATCAAAATAAACAATTAATCATATGTCTTTCCGGTAACATATTCTGCCTGTCCATCACTATAAAATTGAACTTTAAATTGAAATTCAGCCTTATTATTTGAACCGTCTACCCATTCTCCTATATCACGAAATTCAAAACATGCTACTCCATTGGGACCGATCTTTTCTGCAGCTGGTATTTCATAAAAACTAAGAACTTCATCGTATCCTCCCATTTCCTTTAACCATACCCGAACAGTGGTATTCGCATCATTACCGTCAAAACCCGACAAACAAACCCGGAAATCTCCACCAGTTGAATAGAAAGTTTTAGACCACGAGGCAGATGATCCATCACGCGTACCATAAACAGAATCGCTTCCTACATAATCCCACCCTGAAGAAGCTAATACAGTGGAAGGGATCAATACAAAGATTAGTAGAACAAACATAGAAACTTTCAATTTGGAAATTCGCACATTTAATTCCCCTTTCAAAGAAGTAGATTATATATTATAGCCCTAAATAATAATTTTACAATAATTTAACAATAATTCAACAATAATTGTCAAATATCCTCTTTTAAATTTAAAATATAAGAAAGGTTGTCATATCAGCTTAACGTATGAAATTTTTTAATAATTGGCGAGACCCCTGCAATAGATTGTTCCGTTGTTCCCTTCGATTTCTTGACCACAATTAGCGCATTTCATTTACTTCGCCCCCTCATTGACTACTTTATAAACTGTACTGCGTGCTATGTTGTACTCTTTCGCTATGTCATTTGCTCGTTCTCCACTCTCATATAACTTTCTGATCTGTTGTTTTTGACTTTCCTTTAATGCAGGGCGCCCAAATGGCAAATGTGTCTCAATGGCGTATGTATGATGATGCAATGAATAAGGCCCAAGCT encodes the following:
- a CDS encoding YezD family protein; its protein translation is MADIDERKIKDIISKLEGLEFGSLVVTVHNGEVTQIDTTEKQRYTSSDNGSKKINT
- a CDS encoding ABC transporter permease subunit, whose protein sequence is MVIFSDGDDLYIAGAGEEEAILAPALVLAILPTMYFLQSMLELVEEERREPYYDLATSKGLTKSFILLRHILRNMFVRLAYQAKFLISIMISNLLIVEYLFENFGMTSFLLTYSQPPVFFVTALLFFGPIYLFLKVIELSLYFFTRQEVSL
- a CDS encoding alpha/beta hydrolase; this translates as MGLDPQVKMLLQQLEANGAPPLESLPPIYARQAFESLEANSEEPQEPVHIVEDRSIPGPFGGINIRVYTPEGTGPHSALVFCHGGGWVIGSLDTHDNVCRALTNLADCVVISIDYRLAPEHKFPAAVEDCYAVVKWIADHPSIFNIDPSRIAVGGDSAGGNLSAVISYLAKERGTPQLVHQLLIYPSTDFTAETASMRENAEGYFLTRGSMVYFRDHYLQTPEDAENPLASPFLIEDFSGLAPATVITAEYDPLRDEGEAYGRRLKEAGVPVVLTRYDGMIHGFVSMADKLDQGKRALEQAGNELRTSFEK
- a CDS encoding ABC transporter permease subunit, yielding MIKKLCKQPFFLLGIGFLLLMLAGSFVHAIFFDSYVLKTPFLYNDENKIVGPPFAPFDHSILGTDMNGNHLVYYMLQGAKFTILGALSIGLISFSLAFLIGIPLGFRYKGKSKIVENTISVLYFIPASMIAYNFLRPLLWEPMSGFPTSLAFRLGVEVLVLSILLVPPAAILIANETSVILKREYVTTSKVLGARPYHLYRRHLIPHIKGNLVTIFMRQTIQAILVMSHLSVFELFFGGTNVEYGIGAGPPTPITYEWASMVGMYYDTLQTNVQWLVGVPLIFLVLFIIALMGMIRGVKNVMKLDDRTVFLKERRKVKRTESERNSANLGSTHFTMVKDSSR
- a CDS encoding helix-turn-helix domain-containing protein, which gives rise to MHHHTYAIETHLPFGRPALKESQKQQIRKLYESGERANDIAKEYNIARSTVYKVVNEGAK
- a CDS encoding small acid-soluble spore protein P — translated: MSTPKGPKQQKQPNLPKSPDQPYGEPLSGSHKVKNANHSRQNQKSHHDM
- a CDS encoding restriction endonuclease, encoding MGLIEIAALIVAAISIIHLWIVRKSHHHKALTIIEQIETDENLKRTLAMGIYYRFKNKETVQTKAGEVVEENYSKLFIKEDPVTFERFVANIFEKKFNGTAWVTNPSWDFGVDFDLTVKDKKYLAQVKCYKDDMGYEPIALLHSNIVKEGAAGGYVITTGSFNKNAVNYAHSLKDIELIDGLELVEYWLEGVKEVDKELIGEIEEA